The Eriocheir sinensis breed Jianghai 21 chromosome 21, ASM2467909v1, whole genome shotgun sequence genome includes a region encoding these proteins:
- the LOC127001623 gene encoding sarcoplasmic reticulum histidine-rich calcium-binding protein-like isoform X13, giving the protein MFNKIFYKQNIRRVVPGTCLVVGDAGAGARSLAKVKLTLQLRRGCWRTTSRKVAVFTFQEASGHVSSHALLDLEYLFRCSSKPSAGTMQVKICVVLRCGGKRVARADLEDFLGQLLRGGRLDSFFLYIHEEKVALLQANQPITDQGTEWLFEGEPRGTHTMVKAETLEEYDDTNELEDYTDEHNKEWKAYLEKVFSVEDEDDIDELEDSDEEKYKEWKAYLEKVFSVEDDDDIDELEDSDEEKYKEWKAYLEKVFSVEDDDDIDELEDSDEEKYKEWKAYLEKVFSVEDDDDIDELEDSDEEKYKEWKAYLEKVFSVEDEDDIDELEDSDEEKYKEWKAYLEKVFSVEDEDDIDELEDSDEEKYKEWKAYLEKVFSVEDDDDANEVTSELREASDAGNEGAEEVTSELREASDAGNEGAEEVTSELREASDAGNEGAEEVTSELQEASDAGNEAAREATSPDQEVPHQGESSAPVAVSATPAAASHAYRSLAVPHRFISRLAGPEDRHLEDLRRSYGVQITLIKRTLHVKGHRDSVLQCHNFIRAKIAEWRRCEAAEAH; this is encoded by the exons atgTTCAATAAAATCTTCTACAAACAGAACATCCGACGCGTTGTTCCCGGTACTTGCCTCGTGGTGGGCGACGCCGGCGCCGGGGCGAGGAGCCTCGCGAAGGTGAAGCTCACCCTCCAGCTTAGGAGAGGGTGCTGGCGAACCACCTCACGGAAGGTGGCCGTCTTCACCTTCCAGGAGGCGTCTGGCCACGTCTCTTCCCATGCCCTgctggacctggagtacctcttcaggtgcagcAGCAAGCCAAGTGCCGGCACCATGCAGGTCAAAATCTGTGTAGTGCTGCGCTGCGGCGGGAAACGCGTGGCCCGCGCTGACCTGGAAGATTTTCTCGGCCAGCTGCTGCGGGGTGGCCGCCTGGACTCTTTCTTCCTGTATATACACGAAGAAAAAGTCGCCCTCCTGCAGGCCAATCAGCCGATTACGGACCAAGGTACGGAATGGCTTTTTGAGGGAGAGCCACGAGGCACGCACACAATGGTTAAGGCTGAGACTCTTGAAGAATATGATGATACTAACGAATTGGAAGACTATACTGACGAACACAACAAAGAATGGAAGGCTTACCTCGAAAAGGTATTCTCCGTTGAGGATGAAGATGACATCGACGAACTGGAAGACAGCGATGAAGAAAAGTACAAAGAATGGAAGGCTTATCTCGAAAAGGTATTCTCCgttgaggatgatgatgacatcGACGAACTGGAAGACAGCGATGAAGAAAAGTACAAAGAATGGAAGGCTTACCTCGAAAAGGTATTCTCCgttgaggatgatgatgacatcGACGAATTGGAAGACAGCGATGAAGAAAAGTACAAAGAATGGAAGGCTTATCTCGAAAAGGTATTCTCCgttgaggatgatgatgacatcGACGAACTGGAAGACAGCGATGAAGAAAAGTACAAAGAATGGAAGGCTTATCTCGAAAAG GTATTCTCCGTTGAGGATGAAGATGACATCGACGAACTGGAAGACAGCGATGAAGAAAAGTACAAAGAATGGAAGGCTTATTTGGAAAAGGTATTCTCCGTTGAGGATGAAGATGACATCGACGAACTGGAAGACAGCGATGAAGAAAAGTACAAAGAATGGAAGGCTTATCTGGAAAAGGTATTCTCtgttgaggatgatgatgatgcaaacgaggtgacctccgagttgcgggaagcctccgatgcaggaaatgaaggagcagaagag gtgacctccgagttgcgggaagcctccgatgcaggaaatgaaggagcagaagaggtgacctccgagttgcgggaagcctccgatgcaggaaatgaaggagcagaagag gtgacctccgagttgcaggaagcctccgatgcaggaaaTGAAGCAGCACGCGAAGCGACGTCCCCAGACCAGGAAGTTCCCCATCAAGGCGAGTCCTCTGCACCAGTGGCCGTCTCTgccacccccgccgctgcctctCACGCTTACCGCAGCCTGGCTGTGCCTCATAGATTCATCAGCCGCCTTGCAGGCCCCGAGGACCGCCACCTCGAGGATCTGCGGCGGAGCTATGGGGTACAAATCACGCTGATTAAGCGAACCCTCCATGTGAAGGGCCACAGAGACTCAGTTCTGCAGTGCCACAACTTCATTCGTGCCAAAATAGCAGAGTGGCGGAGGTGCGAGGCCGCTGAGGCTCATTAA
- the LOC127001623 gene encoding sarcoplasmic reticulum histidine-rich calcium-binding protein-like isoform X5, whose translation MFNKIFYKQNIRRVVPGTCLVVGDAGAGARSLAKVKLTLQLRRGCWRTTSRKVAVFTFQEASGHVSSHALLDLEYLFRCSSKPSAGTMQVKICVVLRCGGKRVARADLEDFLGQLLRGGRLDSFFLYIHEEKVALLQANQPITDQGTEWLFEGEPRGTHTMVKAETLEEYDDTNELEDYTDEHNKEWKAYLEKVFSVEDEDDIDELEDSDEEKYKEWKAYLEKVFSVEDDDDIDELEDSDEEKYKEWKAYLEKVFSVEDDDDIDELEDSDEEKYKEWKAYLEKVFSVEDDDDIDELEDSDEEKYKEWKAYLEKVFSVEDEDDIDELEDSDEEKYKEWKAYLEKVFSVEDDDDANEVTSELREASDAGNEGAEEVTSELREASDAGYEGAEEVTSELREASDAGNEGAEEVTSELREASDAGNEGAEEVTSELQEASDAGSEGAEEVTSELQEASDAGNEAAREATSPDQEVPHQGESSAPVAVSATPAAASHAYRSLAVPHRFISRLAGPEDRHLEDLRRSYGVQITLIKRTLHVKGHRDSVLQCHNFIRAKIAEWRRCEAAEAH comes from the exons atgTTCAATAAAATCTTCTACAAACAGAACATCCGACGCGTTGTTCCCGGTACTTGCCTCGTGGTGGGCGACGCCGGCGCCGGGGCGAGGAGCCTCGCGAAGGTGAAGCTCACCCTCCAGCTTAGGAGAGGGTGCTGGCGAACCACCTCACGGAAGGTGGCCGTCTTCACCTTCCAGGAGGCGTCTGGCCACGTCTCTTCCCATGCCCTgctggacctggagtacctcttcaggtgcagcAGCAAGCCAAGTGCCGGCACCATGCAGGTCAAAATCTGTGTAGTGCTGCGCTGCGGCGGGAAACGCGTGGCCCGCGCTGACCTGGAAGATTTTCTCGGCCAGCTGCTGCGGGGTGGCCGCCTGGACTCTTTCTTCCTGTATATACACGAAGAAAAAGTCGCCCTCCTGCAGGCCAATCAGCCGATTACGGACCAAGGTACGGAATGGCTTTTTGAGGGAGAGCCACGAGGCACGCACACAATGGTTAAGGCTGAGACTCTTGAAGAATATGATGATACTAACGAATTGGAAGACTATACTGACGAACACAACAAAGAATGGAAGGCTTACCTCGAAAAGGTATTCTCCGTTGAGGATGAAGATGACATCGACGAACTGGAAGACAGCGATGAAGAAAAGTACAAAGAATGGAAGGCTTATCTCGAAAAGGTATTCTCCgttgaggatgatgatgacatcGACGAACTGGAAGACAGCGATGAAGAAAAGTACAAAGAATGGAAGGCTTACCTCGAAAAGGTATTCTCCgttgaggatgatgatgacatcGACGAATTGGAAGACAGCGATGAAGAAAAGTACAAAGAATGGAAGGCTTATCTCGAAAAGGTATTCTCCgttgaggatgatgatgacatcGACGAACTGGAAGACAGCGATGAAGAAAAGTACAAAGAATGGAAGGCTTATCTCGAAAAG GTATTCTCCGTTGAGGATGAAGATGACATCGACGAACTGGAAGACAGCGATGAAGAAAAGTACAAAGAATGGAAGGCTTATCTGGAAAAGGTATTCTCtgttgaggatgatgatgatgcaaacgaggtgacctccgagttgcgggaagcctccgatgcaggaaatgaaggagcagaagaggtgacctccgagttgcgggaagcctccgatgcaggatatgaaggagcagaagaggtgacctccgagttgcgggaagcctccgatgcaggaaatgaaggagcagaagaggtgacctccgagttgcgggaagcctccgatgcaggaaatgaaggagcagaagaggtgacctccgagttgcaggaagcctccgatgcaggaagtgaaggagcagaagaggtgacctccgagttgcaggaagcctccgatgcaggaaaTGAAGCAGCACGCGAAGCGACGTCCCCAGACCAGGAAGTTCCCCATCAAGGCGAGTCCTCTGCACCAGTGGCCGTCTCTgccacccccgccgctgcctctCACGCTTACCGCAGCCTGGCTGTGCCTCATAGATTCATCAGCCGCCTTGCAGGCCCCGAGGACCGCCACCTCGAGGATCTGCGGCGGAGCTATGGGGTACAAATCACGCTGATTAAGCGAACCCTCCATGTGAAGGGCCACAGAGACTCAGTTCTGCAGTGCCACAACTTCATTCGTGCCAAAATAGCAGAGTGGCGGAGGTGCGAGGCCGCTGAGGCTCATTAA
- the LOC127001623 gene encoding sarcoplasmic reticulum histidine-rich calcium-binding protein-like isoform X11 produces the protein MFNKIFYKQNIRRVVPGTCLVVGDAGAGARSLAKVKLTLQLRRGCWRTTSRKVAVFTFQEASGHVSSHALLDLEYLFRCSSKPSAGTMQVKICVVLRCGGKRVARADLEDFLGQLLRGGRLDSFFLYIHEEKVALLQANQPITDQGTEWLFEGEPRGTHTMVKAETLEEYDDTNELEDYTDEHNKEWKAYLEKVFSVEDEDDIDELEDSDEEKYKEWKAYLEKVFSVEDDDDIDELEDSDEEKYKEWKAYLEKVFSVEDDDDIDELEDSDEEKYKEWKAYLEKVFSVEDDDDIDELEDSDEEKYKEWKAYLEKVFSVEDEDDIDELEDSDEEKYKEWKAYLEKVFSVEDEDDIDELEDSDEEKYKEWKAYLEKVFSVEDDDDANEVTSELREASDAGNEGAEEVTSELREASDAGYEGAEEVTSELREASDAGNEGAEEVTSELQEASDAGNEAAREATSPDQEVPHQGESSAPVAVSATPAAASHAYRSLAVPHRFISRLAGPEDRHLEDLRRSYGVQITLIKRTLHVKGHRDSVLQCHNFIRAKIAEWRRCEAAEAH, from the exons atgTTCAATAAAATCTTCTACAAACAGAACATCCGACGCGTTGTTCCCGGTACTTGCCTCGTGGTGGGCGACGCCGGCGCCGGGGCGAGGAGCCTCGCGAAGGTGAAGCTCACCCTCCAGCTTAGGAGAGGGTGCTGGCGAACCACCTCACGGAAGGTGGCCGTCTTCACCTTCCAGGAGGCGTCTGGCCACGTCTCTTCCCATGCCCTgctggacctggagtacctcttcaggtgcagcAGCAAGCCAAGTGCCGGCACCATGCAGGTCAAAATCTGTGTAGTGCTGCGCTGCGGCGGGAAACGCGTGGCCCGCGCTGACCTGGAAGATTTTCTCGGCCAGCTGCTGCGGGGTGGCCGCCTGGACTCTTTCTTCCTGTATATACACGAAGAAAAAGTCGCCCTCCTGCAGGCCAATCAGCCGATTACGGACCAAGGTACGGAATGGCTTTTTGAGGGAGAGCCACGAGGCACGCACACAATGGTTAAGGCTGAGACTCTTGAAGAATATGATGATACTAACGAATTGGAAGACTATACTGACGAACACAACAAAGAATGGAAGGCTTACCTCGAAAAGGTATTCTCCGTTGAGGATGAAGATGACATCGACGAACTGGAAGACAGCGATGAAGAAAAGTACAAAGAATGGAAGGCTTATCTCGAAAAGGTATTCTCCgttgaggatgatgatgacatcGACGAACTGGAAGACAGCGATGAAGAAAAGTACAAAGAATGGAAGGCTTACCTCGAAAAGGTATTCTCCgttgaggatgatgatgacatcGACGAATTGGAAGACAGCGATGAAGAAAAGTACAAAGAATGGAAGGCTTATCTCGAAAAGGTATTCTCCgttgaggatgatgatgacatcGACGAACTGGAAGACAGCGATGAAGAAAAGTACAAAGAATGGAAGGCTTATCTCGAAAAG GTATTCTCCGTTGAGGATGAAGATGACATCGACGAACTGGAAGACAGCGATGAAGAAAAGTACAAAGAATGGAAGGCTTATTTGGAAAAGGTATTCTCCGTTGAGGATGAAGATGACATCGACGAACTGGAAGACAGCGATGAAGAAAAGTACAAAGAATGGAAGGCTTATCTGGAAAAGGTATTCTCtgttgaggatgatgatgatgcaaacgaggtgacctccgagttgcgggaagcctccgatgcaggaaatgaaggagcagaagaggtgacctccgagttgcgggaagcctccgatgcaggatatgaaggagcagaagaggtgacctccgagttgcgggaagcctccgatgcaggaaatgaaggagcagaagag gtgacctccgagttgcaggaagcctccgatgcaggaaaTGAAGCAGCACGCGAAGCGACGTCCCCAGACCAGGAAGTTCCCCATCAAGGCGAGTCCTCTGCACCAGTGGCCGTCTCTgccacccccgccgctgcctctCACGCTTACCGCAGCCTGGCTGTGCCTCATAGATTCATCAGCCGCCTTGCAGGCCCCGAGGACCGCCACCTCGAGGATCTGCGGCGGAGCTATGGGGTACAAATCACGCTGATTAAGCGAACCCTCCATGTGAAGGGCCACAGAGACTCAGTTCTGCAGTGCCACAACTTCATTCGTGCCAAAATAGCAGAGTGGCGGAGGTGCGAGGCCGCTGAGGCTCATTAA
- the LOC127001623 gene encoding sarcoplasmic reticulum histidine-rich calcium-binding protein-like isoform X16, translating to MFNKIFYKQNIRRVVPGTCLVVGDAGAGARSLAKVKLTLQLRRGCWRTTSRKVAVFTFQEASGHVSSHALLDLEYLFRCSSKPSAGTMQVKICVVLRCGGKRVARADLEDFLGQLLRGGRLDSFFLYIHEEKVALLQANQPITDQGTEWLFEGEPRGTHTMVKAETLEEYDDTNELEDYTDEHNKEWKAYLEKVFSVEDEDDIDELEDSDEEKYKEWKAYLEKVFSVEDDDDIDELEDSDEEKYKEWKAYLEKVFSVEDDDDIDELEDSDEEKYKEWKAYLEKVFSVEDDDDIDELEDSDEEKYKEWKAYLEKVFSVEDEDDIDELEDSDEEKYKEWKAYLEKVFSVEDEDDIDELEDSDEEKYKEWKAYLEKVFSVEDDDDANEVTSELREASDAGNEGAEEVTSELREASDAGNEGAEEVTSELQEASDAGNEAAREATSPDQEVPHQGESSAPVAVSATPAAASHAYRSLAVPHRFISRLAGPEDRHLEDLRRSYGVQITLIKRTLHVKGHRDSVLQCHNFIRAKIAEWRRCEAAEAH from the exons atgTTCAATAAAATCTTCTACAAACAGAACATCCGACGCGTTGTTCCCGGTACTTGCCTCGTGGTGGGCGACGCCGGCGCCGGGGCGAGGAGCCTCGCGAAGGTGAAGCTCACCCTCCAGCTTAGGAGAGGGTGCTGGCGAACCACCTCACGGAAGGTGGCCGTCTTCACCTTCCAGGAGGCGTCTGGCCACGTCTCTTCCCATGCCCTgctggacctggagtacctcttcaggtgcagcAGCAAGCCAAGTGCCGGCACCATGCAGGTCAAAATCTGTGTAGTGCTGCGCTGCGGCGGGAAACGCGTGGCCCGCGCTGACCTGGAAGATTTTCTCGGCCAGCTGCTGCGGGGTGGCCGCCTGGACTCTTTCTTCCTGTATATACACGAAGAAAAAGTCGCCCTCCTGCAGGCCAATCAGCCGATTACGGACCAAGGTACGGAATGGCTTTTTGAGGGAGAGCCACGAGGCACGCACACAATGGTTAAGGCTGAGACTCTTGAAGAATATGATGATACTAACGAATTGGAAGACTATACTGACGAACACAACAAAGAATGGAAGGCTTACCTCGAAAAGGTATTCTCCGTTGAGGATGAAGATGACATCGACGAACTGGAAGACAGCGATGAAGAAAAGTACAAAGAATGGAAGGCTTATCTCGAAAAGGTATTCTCCgttgaggatgatgatgacatcGACGAACTGGAAGACAGCGATGAAGAAAAGTACAAAGAATGGAAGGCTTACCTCGAAAAGGTATTCTCCgttgaggatgatgatgacatcGACGAATTGGAAGACAGCGATGAAGAAAAGTACAAAGAATGGAAGGCTTATCTCGAAAAGGTATTCTCCgttgaggatgatgatgacatcGACGAACTGGAAGACAGCGATGAAGAAAAGTACAAAGAATGGAAGGCTTATCTCGAAAAG GTATTCTCCGTTGAGGATGAAGATGACATCGACGAACTGGAAGACAGCGATGAAGAAAAGTACAAAGAATGGAAGGCTTATTTGGAAAAGGTATTCTCCGTTGAGGATGAAGATGACATCGACGAACTGGAAGACAGCGATGAAGAAAAGTACAAAGAATGGAAGGCTTATCTGGAAAAGGTATTCTCtgttgaggatgatgatgatgcaaacgaggtgacctccgagttgcgggaagcctccgatgcaggaaatgaaggagcagaagag gtgacctccgagttgcgggaagcctccgatgcaggaaatgaaggagcagaagag gtgacctccgagttgcaggaagcctccgatgcaggaaaTGAAGCAGCACGCGAAGCGACGTCCCCAGACCAGGAAGTTCCCCATCAAGGCGAGTCCTCTGCACCAGTGGCCGTCTCTgccacccccgccgctgcctctCACGCTTACCGCAGCCTGGCTGTGCCTCATAGATTCATCAGCCGCCTTGCAGGCCCCGAGGACCGCCACCTCGAGGATCTGCGGCGGAGCTATGGGGTACAAATCACGCTGATTAAGCGAACCCTCCATGTGAAGGGCCACAGAGACTCAGTTCTGCAGTGCCACAACTTCATTCGTGCCAAAATAGCAGAGTGGCGGAGGTGCGAGGCCGCTGAGGCTCATTAA
- the LOC127001623 gene encoding sarcoplasmic reticulum histidine-rich calcium-binding protein-like isoform X10 — protein MFNKIFYKQNIRRVVPGTCLVVGDAGAGARSLAKVKLTLQLRRGCWRTTSRKVAVFTFQEASGHVSSHALLDLEYLFRCSSKPSAGTMQVKICVVLRCGGKRVARADLEDFLGQLLRGGRLDSFFLYIHEEKVALLQANQPITDQGTEWLFEGEPRGTHTMVKAETLEEYDDTNELEDYTDEHNKEWKAYLEKVFSVEDEDDIDELEDSDEEKYKEWKAYLEKVFSVEDDDDIDELEDSDEEKYKEWKAYLEKVFSVEDDDDIDELEDSDEEKYKEWKAYLEKVFSVEDDDDIDELEDSDEEKYKEWKAYLEKVFSVEDEDDIDELEDSDEEKYKEWKAYLEKVFSVEDDDDANEVTSELREASDAGNEGAEEVTSELREASDAGYEGAEEVTSELREASDAGNEGAEEVTSELREASDAGNEGAEEVTSELQEASDAGSEGAEEVTSELQEASDAGNEAAREATSPDQEVPHQGESSAPVAVSATPAAASHAYRSLAVPHRFISRLAGPEDRHLEDLRRSYGVQITLIKRTLHVKGHRDSVLQCHNFIRAKIAEWRRCEAAEAH, from the exons atgTTCAATAAAATCTTCTACAAACAGAACATCCGACGCGTTGTTCCCGGTACTTGCCTCGTGGTGGGCGACGCCGGCGCCGGGGCGAGGAGCCTCGCGAAGGTGAAGCTCACCCTCCAGCTTAGGAGAGGGTGCTGGCGAACCACCTCACGGAAGGTGGCCGTCTTCACCTTCCAGGAGGCGTCTGGCCACGTCTCTTCCCATGCCCTgctggacctggagtacctcttcaggtgcagcAGCAAGCCAAGTGCCGGCACCATGCAGGTCAAAATCTGTGTAGTGCTGCGCTGCGGCGGGAAACGCGTGGCCCGCGCTGACCTGGAAGATTTTCTCGGCCAGCTGCTGCGGGGTGGCCGCCTGGACTCTTTCTTCCTGTATATACACGAAGAAAAAGTCGCCCTCCTGCAGGCCAATCAGCCGATTACGGACCAAGGTACGGAATGGCTTTTTGAGGGAGAGCCACGAGGCACGCACACAATGGTTAAGGCTGAGACTCTTGAAGAATATGATGATACTAACGAATTGGAAGACTATACTGACGAACACAACAAAGAATGGAAGGCTTACCTCGAAAAGGTATTCTCCGTTGAGGATGAAGATGACATCGACGAACTGGAAGACAGCGATGAAGAAAAGTACAAAGAATGGAAGGCTTATCTCGAAAAGGTATTCTCCgttgaggatgatgatgacatcGACGAACTGGAAGACAGCGATGAAGAAAAGTACAAAGAATGGAAGGCTTACCTCGAAAAGGTATTCTCCgttgaggatgatgatgacatcGACGAATTGGAAGACAGCGATGAAGAAAAGTACAAAGAATGGAAGGCTTATCTCGAAAAGGTATTCTCCgttgaggatgatgatgacatcGACGAACTGGAAGACAGCGATGAAGAAAAGTACAAAGAATGGAAGGCTTATCTCGAAAAG GTATTCTCCGTTGAGGATGAAGATGACATCGACGAACTGGAAGACAGCGATGAAGAAAAGTACAAAGAATGGAAGGCTTATTTGGAAAAG GTATTCTCtgttgaggatgatgatgatgcaaacgaggtgacctccgagttgcgggaagcctccgatgcaggaaatgaaggagcagaagaggtgacctccgagttgcgggaagcctccgatgcaggatatgaaggagcagaagaggtgacctccgagttgcgggaagcctccgatgcaggaaatgaaggagcagaagaggtgacctccgagttgcgggaagcctccgatgcaggaaatgaaggagcagaagaggtgacctccgagttgcaggaagcctccgatgcaggaagtgaaggagcagaagaggtgacctccgagttgcaggaagcctccgatgcaggaaaTGAAGCAGCACGCGAAGCGACGTCCCCAGACCAGGAAGTTCCCCATCAAGGCGAGTCCTCTGCACCAGTGGCCGTCTCTgccacccccgccgctgcctctCACGCTTACCGCAGCCTGGCTGTGCCTCATAGATTCATCAGCCGCCTTGCAGGCCCCGAGGACCGCCACCTCGAGGATCTGCGGCGGAGCTATGGGGTACAAATCACGCTGATTAAGCGAACCCTCCATGTGAAGGGCCACAGAGACTCAGTTCTGCAGTGCCACAACTTCATTCGTGCCAAAATAGCAGAGTGGCGGAGGTGCGAGGCCGCTGAGGCTCATTAA
- the LOC127001623 gene encoding sarcoplasmic reticulum histidine-rich calcium-binding protein-like isoform X4 has translation MFNKIFYKQNIRRVVPGTCLVVGDAGAGARSLAKVKLTLQLRRGCWRTTSRKVAVFTFQEASGHVSSHALLDLEYLFRCSSKPSAGTMQVKICVVLRCGGKRVARADLEDFLGQLLRGGRLDSFFLYIHEEKVALLQANQPITDQGTEWLFEGEPRGTHTMVKAETLEEYDDTNELEDYTDEHNKEWKAYLEKVFSVEDEDDIDELEDSDEEKYKEWKAYLEKVFSVEDDDDIDELEDSDEEKYKEWKAYLEKVFSVEDDDDIDELEDSDEEKYKEWKAYLEKVFSVEDDDDIDELEDSDEEKYKEWKAYLEKVFSVEDEDDIDELEDSDEEKYKEWKAYLEKVFSVEDEDDIDELEDSDEEKYKEWKAYLEKVFSVEDDDDANEVTSELREASDAGNEGAEEVTSELREASDAGNEGAEEVTSELREASDAGNEGAEEVTSELQEASDAGSEGAEEVTSELQEASDAGNEAAREATSPDQEVPHQGESSAPVAVSATPAAASHAYRSLAVPHRFISRLAGPEDRHLEDLRRSYGVQITLIKRTLHVKGHRDSVLQCHNFIRAKIAEWRRCEAAEAH, from the exons atgTTCAATAAAATCTTCTACAAACAGAACATCCGACGCGTTGTTCCCGGTACTTGCCTCGTGGTGGGCGACGCCGGCGCCGGGGCGAGGAGCCTCGCGAAGGTGAAGCTCACCCTCCAGCTTAGGAGAGGGTGCTGGCGAACCACCTCACGGAAGGTGGCCGTCTTCACCTTCCAGGAGGCGTCTGGCCACGTCTCTTCCCATGCCCTgctggacctggagtacctcttcaggtgcagcAGCAAGCCAAGTGCCGGCACCATGCAGGTCAAAATCTGTGTAGTGCTGCGCTGCGGCGGGAAACGCGTGGCCCGCGCTGACCTGGAAGATTTTCTCGGCCAGCTGCTGCGGGGTGGCCGCCTGGACTCTTTCTTCCTGTATATACACGAAGAAAAAGTCGCCCTCCTGCAGGCCAATCAGCCGATTACGGACCAAGGTACGGAATGGCTTTTTGAGGGAGAGCCACGAGGCACGCACACAATGGTTAAGGCTGAGACTCTTGAAGAATATGATGATACTAACGAATTGGAAGACTATACTGACGAACACAACAAAGAATGGAAGGCTTACCTCGAAAAGGTATTCTCCGTTGAGGATGAAGATGACATCGACGAACTGGAAGACAGCGATGAAGAAAAGTACAAAGAATGGAAGGCTTATCTCGAAAAGGTATTCTCCgttgaggatgatgatgacatcGACGAACTGGAAGACAGCGATGAAGAAAAGTACAAAGAATGGAAGGCTTACCTCGAAAAGGTATTCTCCgttgaggatgatgatgacatcGACGAATTGGAAGACAGCGATGAAGAAAAGTACAAAGAATGGAAGGCTTATCTCGAAAAGGTATTCTCCgttgaggatgatgatgacatcGACGAACTGGAAGACAGCGATGAAGAAAAGTACAAAGAATGGAAGGCTTATCTCGAAAAG GTATTCTCCGTTGAGGATGAAGATGACATCGACGAACTGGAAGACAGCGATGAAGAAAAGTACAAAGAATGGAAGGCTTATTTGGAAAAGGTATTCTCCGTTGAGGATGAAGATGACATCGACGAACTGGAAGACAGCGATGAAGAAAAGTACAAAGAATGGAAGGCTTATCTGGAAAAGGTATTCTCtgttgaggatgatgatgatgcaaacgaggtgacctccgagttgcgggaagcctccgatgcaggaaatgaaggagcagaagag gtgacctccgagttgcgggaagcctccgatgcaggaaatgaaggagcagaagaggtgacctccgagttgcgggaagcctccgatgcaggaaatgaaggagcagaagaggtgacctccgagttgcaggaagcctccgatgcaggaagtgaaggagcagaagaggtgacctccgagttgcaggaagcctccgatgcaggaaaTGAAGCAGCACGCGAAGCGACGTCCCCAGACCAGGAAGTTCCCCATCAAGGCGAGTCCTCTGCACCAGTGGCCGTCTCTgccacccccgccgctgcctctCACGCTTACCGCAGCCTGGCTGTGCCTCATAGATTCATCAGCCGCCTTGCAGGCCCCGAGGACCGCCACCTCGAGGATCTGCGGCGGAGCTATGGGGTACAAATCACGCTGATTAAGCGAACCCTCCATGTGAAGGGCCACAGAGACTCAGTTCTGCAGTGCCACAACTTCATTCGTGCCAAAATAGCAGAGTGGCGGAGGTGCGAGGCCGCTGAGGCTCATTAA